The DNA window AATATAAAGTTGTGGAGCGCAGTAAATGAAAGTTAATTCAAAAGCTTATTTCTTTAGTGGCTGGTTGTGCATGTTTTGCTGCAAAATAATGTGATATCTTCAGTTTGAAGCACACTTTGTGCTTGCTTGTAAACCATGCATTCAGTCTTCCAGGCTACAGTTTCCTGCTGAAGAACAACCATTACTTCTTGCTTAAATTTAAGTTTACATTTGTCTTTCAAACTGAGGGTAAGCACTTTCTGGCTGAGACTGAGTGTTCTGTAAAATGTTAGTGTATTCATGGTGTTCATCTCAAAGGCTCTTCGATGGCAGAGTATTCCTGGAGAAACCTGATATGGAAGGACTGTACTTTCTCTAGGAGTAGCTTCAACTTCTCAGTAGGGGGCAGAATCGTCATCCTGAAGAGAAAAGCACACACAAGGCAGACTTACAAACAGTGGTCACaggagaaggaaaaaaatggaTTCACTATCTGGAAATGCACTGTCAGCCACTTGAGAAACCCACAGCAGTTAAAAGCTCTCCTCAAGCAAATGCAATGTGTGCTTTTCCCACTGTCCCACAAACCAGGGATTTTGGAACCATGAACTGTTAAATGTGCAAATATGCTACCATAAATATCAAGCTGCGTAGATGCTGGACTGTTTTCTGTGTGGGCAGATGCAGTGGCAGTATGGAGTAAACAGCAATGATGCAGTCAGACAACACTCATGGCACTGTGTAAGCCTAAAGCCTGAAGGTCACAgaaacaaaaccacaaaaaaatatttgtgaaaacagataattaaaaagaaaatgtccgAATTGGACAGTTGACCTGAAATGGTAGGTGCCCTCCTTCTGTCCGAATCCACTCCCGGGAACGATGCAAATCCCCGTCTCCTCCAACAGCCTCAGACAGTACAGCATGTCTGGAGTCATCCCCAGAGCCTGCAAGTCCAGTCCAGTGCCACGTCAACCGCTGTGCTCATAAAGATTTGCTCATATGCCTgtccatactgtatgtgtgtacgtgggtCATCAATATCATCTCTTCACCATGGGAAGGTGTTCATTTACTGATCTCTTATGGCATTGAATCCCACACGTTTTTCATGCATCCGAATGCATCTTGACCCAGTTTTTAATAGCTCACTGTGAGAGGTTTCATTCGGCTGAATGTGGCTGAATGCGGACCTTGGCCTCCTCCACAGCTCTGGGAGGGATGAAGATCCGGGGGAAGGCGTACATGGCGCCCTGCACGGGGCTGCACTGGATGCCTGGGACAGCGTTCAGGGTCCGCTCGGCCAGCCGGGCCTTCTCCGCCAGGGCTCCAAGCACAGCGGTCTTCTCCtgagggagagcagagcaggCATCGGCCATCAGCATGTCTCTCAAAACACACCGCAGATGGCAGACCACAAATCCCATCGCAATTCGCCACCAGCTCAGATGAGCTGGAGGACATTTTACAATTTTCTCTACACAATCACAAGCTGATTTGACCTTGATCACTCAAGCATTCTTTTCAGCCAGCTTTACAGCAGCAGACTCACTTAAAGGTGTCCCACAACATTTTCTCAAGCTTTACTTCGCAAAAAAGCTTATCTGTTCACTCAACTACACTTAAACTAAAATGGGAGTTTTATTAAGTATGACTGTTATAAGAAATACACAAGATGAAACATCCAATGAAGTGTTAATAGAACCCAGCTACAGCTCCTGAACTTGTCCTTCCTCTACTCCATTGCACAAGAATGACTTCAGTGCAGAGTCAGAAGGAATGTATTGAAACTATTTTGTTTAAATGGGAAGTGGACacaccaaataaagaaaaaaaaataaagtgacagcACTTCACAGGCACTACACCCAGTGGTTGTAATTTCAACAGAATGACTCAGTTATGTTAACAAGATTGACTAAAATAACCAAAGAATCTcaaagaatatttatttatttattttattttggctgtgCCTTGTAGTTTTCATTACACAAAATACAATTTCCAATGAATTTGTTGAGATTAAGAACCTGCCTGCAAGTACTCATGTACTCAAGTAAGCAATCCCACTGACACAGACGTTGAGACAGCACTGCTGTTCCAGAACATGCGCACTACGCTGTGTAGGCCACTAGCACACACAAGTCTGAAATGGCACTGCAGtctgcagttacacacacttCATAGCTGCATCGATCTGACCACGGACCCCTGCATTTTACACAACATGCTCTGAAAGGCCATGTGAGGCACTCACAAAGTAGAGTGACAACctccctccacccaccccaGGGAGGGAACGTACCTCAAGGAACTTTGGAAAAGAGGGCTCTCCTGGTTGCGGAGGGTTGACAATGACATCCATAGCAGCTTGCCCTGCCACAGGGGGACACAGGCGTACTGACAGCAGCTTCACCAGCTGGGCCTTGACCTCTGGGTCCATGTTAACCACCTCCATGTAGCCGCCTCTGAAGCCACACCTGGAATACATCGGGGCGTCATTTTCAACAATGTAACTTACCGAAAAGACATACACAAGATGTGTGCCAGTCTTCGAATGCTGAATCCAACGTGCATAAGATGTTAGCGGAAAACTCACTCTCCTGTATAGCCTTTGGAGGTGGAGTGGAAGGACGCTAGCTCCACATTGTTGAAATACTCTGCACCCATCTCATATAGGACCTTCTTAAATGAATGGAAGCGGCAATCTGGAGAATAGACATTTTCTTGATACACCTGTCAAAACAATAATAAGATTCATTCAGTGTTCATTCTTGGAACATTTCTACAGCTGACTCCCCAAAATACcataaattaaattatccaTCACTGGTATGTGGTCACCGCTCGCTAGAGACTGGTCGGGGAAGTGAATAACATTGAATATTCCTTGAATAAGCATAAAATGGAAAGAATACAGTCCATACCTCATCAGACAACACAAATAGCTTCTCCTCGTAGGCAAAGTGAAGGACTTCTTCGATGCACTTCTTGCTCTGAACCTGACCTGGAAAATGAGACCAAGAGCTAGCTGGATTGGATAGATTACAGAATTCATAAAACAATATACCCGGAACATCTGACTGCAGCCACTGATCCAGCCTTAAAACACACCTTTCACACCAAACGGGGCCTGTAATTTGGCCCTGCTTAGAACACCCACCCGTGGGGTTTCCAGGATTGATGATGCAAAGCACTCTGGGATTGCAGTACTGTTTGGCTGTGCGGAAGGCCCTGTGCAGCTCGTTGACATCCAGTGCCCAGCAGTTGTCCTCGTCCAGGTAATAGTTGACCTGCACGGCATTGAGTTCGGAGATGGCTGCTGAGTACAGGGGGTACTGAGGGATGGGGATCATCACGCCCGTCCGAGTCCGACCGTGTCCCGACACCAGCAGCTTCAGAATGGTCTGAAATTCAAACCAAATGAAAGCTCAGATGTCctattacattacgttacattattggcatttggcagacgcgcttattcagagcaatgtacagttgattagactaagcaggagaccatcctcccctggagcaatgcagggttaagggccttgctgaagggtccaatggctgtgcggattttattgtggcttcactggGATTAAACCAGTCCTGCTGATACCTCTGGTAACTGAACATGAGGCCAGacaagaagggccagactggtcaaagctgacaggaaggtgacagtaatgcaaataaccacacattacaacagtggtatgcagaagagcatgtctgaacacacaacacatcagacctcaaagtggataggcaacagcagcagaagactgaaaaagtctaatcaatacctaataaagtgcttgctgagTGTATACTCTCCATCACAGCAACATATTTCAGATGGCTGTGTAAAAGCAAAAGCCAACTGGGTCTCACCAAAATGCCATCACTGGCCCCACTGGTGAGGTAAATGTCATCCCAGCTGGCAGGAACCCCATGGTCTCTCTTCTGTATGTAGGCAGCAATGTCCTTTCGGATGCATTCCACCCCCTGGCTTGCACTATAAGAACCTGAAATCATAGTGGAACTTCAAAGGAGAACACAAACAAGTTCTAAttatatactttttatttttctagtCTTTTTATTTACCTAATAACACTTCAGTCAGTCATGGTTCAGATAAGAGATGCAAAGAGTGTATTTTCTCAGCAGTAATTATTATGCTCAGAGTTATTCTTTTGATTCTATATTATTCCTACACAGTTCTTTGAGGCCAAAAATAATTATCTTGAAAATTCATTGCAGTATTTTTGTGGTTGTGGGAACAGACTATGACAAAGAGCTAAGATGCAGTCAGGCGGTGTGTGCTGtatacacacattttcattcaggcccacacacacacgcgcacacacacaaatatgcaccaAGACTGTTTCCGTCGCAGTCTTGCAGTATACGCCGAGCTCTCAGTTTGGCGTCTTCTGGAATGATGGGACTGTCTAGCAGTTCTGGGCATGTGCAGAGAGCCACCACCTGTATGCAGAAAGGGTCcaaataattaaaacacaatGATTCAATCTATCCAGCCTTCATTCAAGGAAAGGACTTTGGAACTAAGGGGAGATGTAC is part of the Conger conger chromosome 15, fConCon1.1, whole genome shotgun sequence genome and encodes:
- the LOC133111569 gene encoding alanine aminotransferase 2-like; translated protein: MHRVQFMAYRSAIAGALDQYQLLSLHSLSKPCHIQSIRQKTQGSVENYGLKRFSTAEATVTTSENGRIRGRTLTMETLNPHVKAVEYAVRGPIVIKAGEIEKGLQQGVKKPFTEVIKANIGDAHAMGQPPITFLRQVVALCTCPELLDSPIIPEDAKLRARRILQDCDGNSLGSYSASQGVECIRKDIAAYIQKRDHGVPASWDDIYLTSGASDGILTILKLLVSGHGRTRTGVMIPIPQYPLYSAAISELNAVQVNYYLDEDNCWALDVNELHRAFRTAKQYCNPRVLCIINPGNPTGQVQSKKCIEEVLHFAYEEKLFVLSDEVYQENVYSPDCRFHSFKKVLYEMGAEYFNNVELASFHSTSKGYTGECGFRGGYMEVVNMDPEVKAQLVKLLSVRLCPPVAGQAAMDVIVNPPQPGEPSFPKFLEEKTAVLGALAEKARLAERTLNAVPGIQCSPVQGAMYAFPRIFIPPRAVEEAKALGMTPDMLYCLRLLEETGICIVPGSGFGQKEGTYHFRMTILPPTEKLKLLLEKVQSFHIRFLQEYSAIEEPLR